ATGGACGGTGCCCCAGGAGTAGGCAAAACCACACTCAGCAGGAAGATATGCATTGATTGGGCACAAGGGAAGCTCATCAAGGACCACCACATTGTTATCCTCAAACCACTAAGGGAACTAAGAGGTCACACAGCTGCCTCACTCTCTGACCTATTAAACGCTGACGACCTTAAGCAACATGAAAGAGAGGAAATCCTCGATCACATCAAGAGCACGTATGGTTCCGGAGTCATGTTCATCTTTGATGGTTTTGACGAGCTGAGTGGCAAACAACGATCTGATAAGAATACTATTATCTGGGAAATAATTCGAGGGAATCGCCTACTCAACTGTTCTGTGCTGGTTACATCACGTTCATACGCCTCAGGCCCACTACAGGAACTCAATCGTGTCAATCGACATGTTGAAGTATTAGGATTCAAGAAAAAGGATATTGAACATTGTATTAAGCAAAACGTTACAGACAAGAGAAAAGCAAAAAAGCTAATACAGATGCTGAAAGAGAGGTTGGATATTGTCTCCCTATGCTATATCCCTCTAAACTGCAGGATTGTACTGTATGTCTACCAGCAACAAGATACCTTACccgacacactcacacaactCTATGAATTATTTATTCTGTACACAGTCAAACACTACAAGAACAAAATATTTCAAGAACGAGAGCATGAAATTGACAATGACCAGATAGAACATGCTAATACTATAATGAAATTGCCAACTCAAATTATCAAATGTCTAGACTGTCTATCAGAAACTGCATTCACAGGAATGACTCAAGACAAACTGGTATTTGAATATACAGAAGTCACCAAAGAAAGAGGTGCTTTGTCACTGGGACTGCTAAACCTAATAAAATGTATGGGAGCTCATTATTATCAGTTCCTTCATTTAACCATTCAAGAGTTTCTAGCAGCCAGACATCTCGCACTAACAAAGAGCAACGAAGACAAATTAGTGTTTGTTACATCCAAAATTGATGATGCTAGATTTAGAATGACTTTACTTTTTCTCTCTGGACTGACTCAACTTGATTTTATTACCATTGAACAAGCCTTTCCAGCTCCGAAATCAATAGACACTCGTGTGGAGCATACATACAAAACCAAAACAAAGTCTCTTCAAAAACAAGTGAGATGTCGTTTCTTGTTCTTAGCCCATCTTCAATATGAAAGCCGACAAACAACGTACAACTGGCTTTTGCCCTGTCTAGTGACCAATTCACTCAACTTGTCAGAGCACAGTCTCTCTCAGTTCGACTGCCTTGTCTTGGCCAACTTTCTCGCCCTAACTCCCAAAGATCACGTGTGGGATGAGATAAACTTGTCCCAGTGTAGTCTTACTGATGACCGCTTCAAGACAATAATTACAAAGAAACATTTACAAAGAGACATTCCAGTATTGTGCTTAACTAAACAATTAGATGTCACCTCAAACAAAATCAATGCCGAGGATCTACATGTGATGCCACTATTATCAGAAGAGTCGAAGGTGGACAGCATTAGTATCCCACACTACGAATCATGCACTAAGTTATCAGGGGCAATTGTGAAAGGTCTAAATAAATTAGTAACTTTCAATTTTTCTCAACACTCCGCAGATCACGATCAAACTGTACTATCAAGTAGAGAGATTACTGTTCCCACAGATTCAACAATTTGCTCAGGGATGCTTACAACCATTTTTGAGGTTGTTCGACCTAAAGATTTGAAACGAGTATCACTGGATGGTCCCAAAGCTTTTGAAGATTGCCCAGATTGTTCAGGCTCAGGAAATGAGGCTTGGAAAAGTGTTTGCAATGTCATACAAAATAGTAAGCATATACAACACATTCAAATTCACAAGAGCCAGTTCCATTTACACAATATTTCATCACTGTTGATACATTTGCCAAACAAGAGAAACCTATGTACTATATATTTACATGGAAACAAAATAAGCCACAACGGTTTAATACACTTAAGAAATAACTTACCAGTGAATGTACGTGCTCACATTTCAATATCTGATAAGGTTAAATTGGCAATGTCAGTACACAAAGACAAACTTGTTCATGTTGATATTGAGTCACCTGACGAGTACATACAAGATGATGACTCAGAGGATCTATTTGTGCCCTTTATGCCCTTGCTAGAAGGAGATTTGCCATTGGAACTACATGGAGTAACTGTTACCACTAAATCATTCGTGTCCAAGACTCTACTCAGATCAATAGGAAATAGCAAAGCGGTAACTAGTTTAACATTAGCCAATCTTTCTAATGAGAATTTCACAAAATGTTCTAGGGAATTTCAAGATATGCTTAAGAAAACCATCATTCTCCAAACACTGGAACTGGACTCATGTAAACTGAATGACATATCTATCAAACAATTGGAGTGTGGACTGTTACTCAATGAAACAGTGGCGCTGAAGATAGAATACAGTTGGCAAAACAGCTGGCTCAAGGCACTACTTACAGTGAGGTCTCAAAATCTTCGTGAGCTTGATTTTAAAAAAGGACCCGCTTTGAGTGAAGAACGTACGAGACAACTTTCAGAGATAGTCACAACATGCAAGCAGCTACGAGTCTTGAAAGTAAACTTAAGCTACAATTTAGAAACTTTCTTCCATGCTCTATCAGATAATCATAGCCTGAGAGAACTCAGTATCGAAACTACTCGCAAGATGGCAACATTGTTGTTTCGAACACTCCCATCAACTTCTGTCACCACTTTAGACGTATCACAGACACTGTATAGTGGGGGATTTGGAAATGAAGGATCTTTAGCATTTAAAAAGTATATTCATGGAAATAAAATGCTAACCGTTTTGAGAGCTAACTGGTGCGGTTTAACAGATGAAGCATTAAAGGGAATTATTTTTACGAAGGAATCTCCTTTGAGGGAGCTTTCTCTTTCAGAGAATTATGAAGTAAAACAAGGTTGGACAGAATTTTTCAATGGTCTTTGTTCATCATGCATCACCACACTGGACGTCAAGAACAATAGCTTGAATGGAGAGGAGTGCTGCACAGCTTTGAAATGTCTACTCATCAACAACAAAACACTGACTGTTCTAAAAATAGGTACTTATCAAAATAATGATGACGTGGTTTGTTGTATTGCTGACGCTCTATCACAAAATTGCTCGTTGATGGAACTAACAATTAGCAGTTACACATTAAGCATTCTGGGATGGACAAAACTATTTGAAAGCTTACATGAAAACACAACTTTAGTTACATTAAACTGTAGTAGAGCTAAATTACAAGAACTTGAGCAAAATAATGAAGTCGCTAAATCTGTGTGGGAACTGCTAATACACAATCAAAGCCTTCAAAATCTAAACATTGCCGATGAATTGATTGAGGGACATTTGAAAGAGTTTGCAATGGCATACATTCAGAGAAAGACTGTCCTGAATTTAACTGTTGGAAAATTGGAAGATGAGTTAGTGAAAGAGATCGAGAGACTTGAAACAGATAAGTACAACATCAAAAACAGAATGATAGAAAGTATACCACTGTAAATTTATAGGCTATtataacacataattattagtttcgTTCACAGTGTTATGGAAGGATGACTACTTGGAAG
This genomic stretch from Halichondria panicea chromosome 16, odHalPani1.1, whole genome shotgun sequence harbors:
- the LOC135349879 gene encoding uncharacterized protein LOC135349879, which translates into the protein MDLSPSTQEKEQPQQVSSHSPSAQHTNKSPLIVSIPRSIREQHITDTTSTDTRLCGDTPLQLIVSIPYPIMRAQRNTRSNKLIVSIPYPPRETHTEHEQSKQSHSDINSPLARKRLHTRTRDKKCQPSSTLQGASPSDTPPAKRVHLDIPHQLAGSSRQYESDDTCIQQYESDNSLQSDDVHSETDEHSIAKKVTLATCSNQFLEFNEMYTELYEARSKWYDLGLALGLDTGTLDSIDIEHKKCKTCLREVLKQRDNATKLTRAEIDKALRQPSVELNTLADKIQESISTKKISTSSSQPSSDPTPKCVLRYISLLKDRYKQISTFPDDWPPPLKEKFTKLALIERSTQIRLTQAKHQPSIEYDYATGNVDNIVKRKKAITLEQIFEVLIDDNKIATPNRYIVVMDGAPGVGKTTLSRKICIDWAQGKLIKDHHIVILKPLRELRGHTAASLSDLLNADDLKQHEREEILDHIKSTYGSGVMFIFDGFDELSGKQRSDKNTIIWEIIRGNRLLNCSVLVTSRSYASGPLQELNRVNRHVEVLGFKKKDIEHCIKQNVTDKRKAKKLIQMLKERLDIVSLCYIPLNCRIVLYVYQQQDTLPDTLTQLYELFILYTVKHYKNKIFQEREHEIDNDQIEHANTIMKLPTQIIKCLDCLSETAFTGMTQDKLVFEYTEVTKERGALSLGLLNLIKCMGAHYYQFLHLTIQEFLAARHLALTKSNEDKLVFVTSKIDDARFRMTLLFLSGLTQLDFITIEQAFPAPKSIDTRVEHTYKTKTKSLQKQVRCRFLFLAHLQYESRQTTYNWLLPCLVTNSLNLSEHSLSQFDCLVLANFLALTPKDHVWDEINLSQCSLTDDRFKTIITKKHLQRDIPVLCLTKQLDVTSNKINAEDLHVMPLLSEESKVDSISIPHYESCTKLSGAIVKGLNKLVTFNFSQHSADHDQTVLSSREITVPTDSTICSGMLTTIFEVVRPKDLKRVSLDGPKAFEDCPDCSGSGNEAWKSVCNVIQNSKHIQHIQIHKSQFHLHNISSLLIHLPNKRNLCTIYLHGNKISHNGLIHLRNNLPVNVRAHISISDKVKLAMSVHKDKLVHVDIESPDEYIQDDDSEDLFVPFMPLLEGDLPLELHGVTVTTKSFVSKTLLRSIGNSKAVTSLTLANLSNENFTKCSREFQDMLKKTIILQTLELDSCKLNDISIKQLECGLLLNETVALKIEYSWQNSWLKALLTVRSQNLRELDFKKGPALSEERTRQLSEIVTTCKQLRVLKVNLSYNLETFFHALSDNHSLRELSIETTRKMATLLFRTLPSTSVTTLDVSQTLYSGGFGNEGSLAFKKYIHGNKMLTVLRANWCGLTDEALKGIIFTKESPLRELSLSENYEVKQGWTEFFNGLCSSCITTLDVKNNSLNGEECCTALKCLLINNKTLTVLKIGTYQNNDDVVCCIADALSQNCSLMELTISSYTLSILGWTKLFESLHENTTLVTLNCSRAKLQELEQNNEVAKSVWELLIHNQSLQNLNIADELIEGHLKEFAMAYIQRKTVLNLTVGKLEDELVKEIERLETDKYNIKNRMIESIPL